GAGCAAACCCTGCGCCGCCTGCCATTCCATCGACACCAAGCTGGTCGGCCCGGCGCTCAAGGATGTCGCGGCCAAGAACGCTGGCGTGGCCGGGGCCGTGGATACCCTGGCCAGCCACATCAAGAACGGTACGCAAGGCAACTGGGGCCCGATGCCCATGCCGGCCAACCCGGTGACGGATGAAGAAGCGAAGACACTTGCAACCTGGGTCCTGAGTCTCAAATAGCCAACTGGAGGGCGTCATGAAGGTTTATCGACACGCTGCGATTCTGGCGGCCCTCCTCCTCTTTTGCGCGACCTCGGTTGCGGCGCCTGACGCCAAGCGTCAGGCCCAACTTGAACACCTGCTGGCCCAGGACTGCGGCGCCTGCCATGGGCTGCACATGACCGGCGGGCTGGGTCCCGACCTGACCCGCGCAACGCTGGCGGGCAAATCCAGGGACAGCCTGATAGCCACCGTCACCCAAGGCCGGCCCGGCACCGCGATGCCCGGTTGGGCCCCGCTGCTCAGCCCGGACGACATCCGTTGGCTGGTCGATCTTCTTCTCCAGGGATATCCCGCACCATGATCCGTTCAACCCTGCTTTTAGCGGCGACCGGGCTGTTGTTGTCCGCGTGTGTTCAGCCACCGTTGCGTGGCACCGGCGATCTGGGGGTGGTGGTGGAGCGCGCCACCGGCAGCGTGCAAATCATTGAAAGCGACACCCGCACGGCACTGGCCCGACTCGAGGGTTTGGGCGATCTGTCCCATGCCTCGGTGGTGTTTTCCCGCGACCAGCGTTATGCCTATGTATTCGGTCGCGACGGCGGGCTGAGCAAAATCGACCTGCTGACCCAACGCATC
The window above is part of the Pseudomonas sp. B21-048 genome. Proteins encoded here:
- a CDS encoding c-type cytochrome, translating into MKNILFSLFALTAALSVQPAMAQDGQELFKSKPCAACHSIDTKLVGPALKDVAAKNAGVAGAVDTLASHIKNGTQGNWGPMPMPANPVTDEEAKTLATWVLSLK
- a CDS encoding cytochrome c produces the protein MKVYRHAAILAALLLFCATSVAAPDAKRQAQLEHLLAQDCGACHGLHMTGGLGPDLTRATLAGKSRDSLIATVTQGRPGTAMPGWAPLLSPDDIRWLVDLLLQGYPAP